A single Corynebacterium stationis DNA region contains:
- a CDS encoding penicillin-binding transpeptidase domain-containing protein: MKRSVSLLCAVTFAAGTAVACTPKPVTADPTVDSIIEAMESGEPLGEYFDKSAEVDDVFSSTYEGLQAESVEVELHGIDQDESRATANYTITWDLPRDRELSYDTSMVLTKANEEWTGRWQPSLVHPQLGANQHLELRSIPAERASVISSDGVELMRPGLQYRVVADMSQVESVRAFAGKIAGAIAEAGGKAPDADDLASQMREVDGNFSVGLYDENVGKKLQARFTDDRQVRINEEPALVLRDEGFARDLMSRVSNLVSDDVNGTNGWSVDVVNDEGASFTQVLEHAPDPSPAVRVSIDYDVQRAAEEAVNLRADSQTMMVAIRPSSGEILAVAQTEAADRDGDVALSGQYPPGSVFKIITAAAGVDKQGLNSGSIVPCPGTMDIYGRIVTNYNAFSKGDVPLIDAFASSCNTTFADMSTKLEPGELANEGKQFGLGIDYEIPGLTTMTGSVPEGETPLERTEAGYGQGYDLASPFGMALVSATVANGRTPVPTLVSTEETKVSETVEPPSEHVINELRAMMRQTVTSGTAAGMQASGEIFGKTGEAEINNGSHAWFTGYRSDDDIAFATLVVLGGGSETSVAITDSFFQNLDKNRAEPQRE, from the coding sequence ATGAAACGGTCGGTATCGCTGCTGTGCGCAGTAACATTTGCTGCGGGCACAGCCGTAGCGTGTACCCCTAAACCGGTTACTGCTGACCCCACCGTTGACTCCATCATTGAAGCGATGGAGTCCGGTGAACCTTTAGGCGAATACTTTGATAAATCCGCCGAAGTAGATGATGTTTTCTCGTCGACCTACGAAGGTCTGCAAGCAGAAAGCGTCGAGGTCGAACTCCATGGGATTGACCAAGATGAATCCCGGGCGACAGCGAATTACACCATCACCTGGGATCTGCCCCGTGATCGTGAATTGTCCTATGACACCTCCATGGTGTTAACAAAGGCCAATGAAGAATGGACGGGGCGTTGGCAACCTAGTTTGGTGCACCCGCAATTGGGTGCCAATCAGCACTTGGAACTACGTTCTATTCCTGCTGAGCGTGCGAGCGTAATTAGCTCCGATGGCGTGGAATTAATGCGCCCAGGGCTGCAGTACCGTGTTGTGGCGGATATGAGCCAAGTGGAAAGCGTGCGCGCGTTTGCAGGCAAGATAGCCGGTGCGATTGCGGAAGCAGGCGGGAAAGCTCCCGATGCCGATGACCTTGCTAGCCAGATGCGCGAAGTCGACGGCAACTTCTCTGTCGGACTTTATGATGAAAACGTTGGTAAGAAGCTTCAAGCGCGTTTTACCGATGACCGGCAGGTGCGTATCAATGAAGAACCAGCGCTGGTTCTACGTGATGAAGGTTTTGCGCGAGATTTAATGTCACGAGTATCCAACTTGGTCTCTGATGACGTCAATGGCACGAATGGCTGGTCCGTGGATGTCGTCAATGATGAAGGCGCGTCCTTTACCCAAGTCCTAGAGCATGCGCCTGATCCCTCGCCGGCTGTGCGCGTGAGCATTGACTACGACGTACAACGGGCGGCCGAAGAGGCTGTGAATTTGCGCGCGGATTCGCAAACAATGATGGTGGCCATTAGGCCATCGTCAGGCGAAATCCTGGCTGTCGCCCAGACTGAAGCAGCAGATCGCGATGGCGACGTTGCGTTGAGCGGGCAGTATCCGCCAGGATCGGTGTTTAAGATTATTACGGCAGCAGCGGGCGTCGATAAGCAAGGGCTAAACAGCGGTTCGATTGTTCCGTGCCCGGGAACGATGGATATCTACGGGCGCATCGTGACGAACTACAATGCTTTTTCTAAGGGCGATGTGCCGCTTATCGATGCTTTTGCGAGTTCTTGCAACACCACTTTTGCCGATATGTCTACGAAATTAGAGCCTGGCGAGTTGGCTAATGAAGGTAAGCAATTTGGGCTGGGTATCGATTATGAGATTCCAGGGCTGACCACGATGACAGGAAGCGTGCCAGAAGGGGAGACTCCACTGGAGCGCACCGAGGCTGGCTATGGACAGGGCTACGATCTCGCATCGCCCTTTGGCATGGCTTTGGTATCTGCGACGGTGGCTAATGGCCGAACCCCTGTTCCGACGTTGGTGTCGACTGAGGAGACTAAAGTTTCGGAAACTGTTGAGCCACCCTCAGAGCACGTGATTAATGAGCTGCGCGCGATGATGCGGCAAACGGTGACTTCCGGTACGGCTGCGGGCATGCAGGCATCGGGGGAAATTTTCGGCAAGACAGGTGAGGCCGAAATCAATAATGGCTCACACGCGTGGTTTACCGGTTATCGCTCTGATGATGATATTGCTTTTGCCACCTTGGTGGTCTTGGGCGGCGGCTCCGAGACTTCCGTGGCGATTACGGATTCTTTCTTCCAAAACCTGGATAAGAACCGAGCTGAACCCCAACGCGAATAG
- the map gene encoding type I methionyl aminopeptidase, producing MSTREKLKPGKPTPVRKVPDHIERPEYVWKDTVQEAMGEPFVQTPETIEAMREASKIAANALKEAGAVVAPGVTTDEVDRVAHEYMCDHGAYPSTLGYLGFTKSTCVSLNEIICHGIPDSTVIQEGDIVNIDVTAYKNGVHGDTNATFLAGDVSEEHRLLVERTKEAMMRGIKVAKPGREINVIGRVIESYANRFGYNVVRDFTGHGVGPTFHNGLVVLHYDSTAYRNVLEPGMTLTIEPMLNLGSLEYDIWPDDWTVQNRDGKFTAQFEHTIVITEDGNEILTLPD from the coding sequence ATGAGTACTCGTGAAAAACTAAAGCCTGGAAAGCCAACCCCTGTCCGCAAGGTTCCTGACCACATTGAACGTCCAGAATATGTCTGGAAAGACACTGTGCAAGAAGCGATGGGTGAGCCTTTTGTGCAAACCCCTGAAACTATTGAAGCAATGCGCGAGGCTTCCAAGATTGCAGCGAATGCTCTGAAGGAGGCAGGTGCAGTGGTAGCACCTGGTGTTACTACCGACGAAGTAGACCGCGTGGCACACGAGTACATGTGTGATCATGGCGCATATCCGTCAACGCTGGGATACCTGGGCTTTACCAAGTCCACCTGCGTGTCTTTGAATGAGATTATTTGCCACGGCATTCCCGATAGCACCGTTATTCAAGAAGGCGATATCGTTAACATTGACGTCACGGCGTATAAAAATGGCGTGCACGGCGATACCAACGCAACCTTCTTGGCGGGCGACGTTTCAGAAGAGCACCGCCTGCTGGTGGAGCGTACTAAGGAAGCGATGATGCGTGGCATTAAGGTGGCAAAGCCGGGGCGCGAAATTAACGTCATCGGCCGGGTTATTGAGTCTTATGCCAACCGCTTTGGCTACAACGTGGTCCGTGACTTTACCGGCCACGGCGTCGGCCCTACTTTCCACAACGGGCTTGTCGTCTTGCATTATGACTCCACGGCTTACCGCAACGTGTTGGAGCCAGGTATGACCTTGACTATTGAGCCCATGTTGAATCTCGGCTCTTTGGAATACGATATTTGGCCAGATGACTGGACCGTGCAAAACCGCGACGGCAAATTTACCGCGCAGTTTGAGCACACCATCGTCATTACCGAAGACGGTAATGAGATCTTGACCCTGCCTGATTAA
- a CDS encoding GDSL-type esterase/lipase family protein → MKKFLGVVATTVAALALSTTAANAAPAGNVVMFGDSFFANPTYAQVGGIQAAPGSSDIFYQGQPGSPSPQGCPQGQSNIGNELKKFGHDVVNMACSSAKAGGTSKRSNMQSQVSHALNRNTLNANTDSVLIQFGANDAPSLITDNPVTGASSDAILGEDYFKGMRENISRIKRAAPNAKITVVSYPAVSAPNGALCPVRTQGFGSGFNLDFLSVAHNTEKFINSNMYRAARANNVNFYNLNAATKYNNMCANNSQRYVAGLVETGVPHNLSTHITHKGNREIARMLNNSAM, encoded by the coding sequence ATGAAAAAGTTCCTCGGCGTAGTTGCCACAACCGTTGCTGCTTTGGCCTTATCTACAACTGCTGCCAACGCGGCTCCTGCAGGCAACGTGGTAATGTTCGGTGATTCCTTCTTCGCCAACCCCACCTACGCACAGGTAGGCGGCATCCAGGCCGCGCCAGGTTCGAGTGACATTTTCTACCAGGGCCAGCCGGGTTCCCCTTCCCCACAAGGCTGCCCACAGGGGCAATCCAATATTGGCAATGAGCTCAAGAAGTTCGGCCACGACGTCGTCAATATGGCGTGCTCTTCGGCAAAAGCCGGTGGCACCTCCAAGCGCAGCAACATGCAGTCGCAGGTTAGCCACGCGCTAAACCGCAACACGCTCAACGCCAACACTGACAGCGTGCTCATCCAGTTCGGCGCTAACGACGCCCCGAGCCTCATCACTGACAATCCTGTCACTGGGGCCAGCTCTGACGCTATCCTCGGCGAGGATTACTTCAAGGGCATGCGCGAAAACATCAGCCGCATTAAGCGCGCTGCACCTAACGCAAAAATCACGGTAGTTTCCTACCCCGCGGTGTCCGCCCCCAACGGCGCGCTGTGCCCAGTTCGTACCCAAGGCTTTGGCTCTGGCTTTAACCTAGATTTCCTCTCGGTTGCACATAACACCGAGAAATTCATCAACAGCAACATGTACCGTGCTGCACGCGCTAATAACGTAAACTTCTACAACCTCAACGCTGCGACGAAGTACAACAACATGTGTGCGAATAACTCCCAGCGCTATGTGGCTGGACTAGTAGAAACTGGGGTTCCTCACAACCTCAGCACCCACATCACCCACAAGGGCAACCGGGAGATCGCACGGATGCTCAATAACTCTGCAATGTAG
- the mtr gene encoding mycothione reductase, with protein sequence MTHYDLIIVGAGSGNSIPTPEHDDISIAIIEKGKFGGTCMNVGCIPTKMYVYAADVAYQTTHSQKLGLTGEITNVDWDSIVDRVFTNRIDKIAEGGEAYRRGDETPNITVYDQHAEFIGPKTIKTGDDVITGDEIIIATGSRPHVPSAITNSGATYHTNETIMRLPKQPRSLIIVGGGFIAMEFAHVFDGLGTEVTVVNRSETLLRFLDTDLSARFNKQARERFNVITHVNVRDLEDTATGVKATLDNGVELEADAILVATGRIPNGDQMNLDAAGVEMHEDGRVKVDDYGRTTAQGIWALGDVSSPHMLKHVANAETKAVRHNMLNPDDMVPMPHENVPAAVFTHPQIATVGLTEEEAREQNFDITVKVQNYGDVAYGWAMEDTDGICKLIADKKTGKLLGAHYYGPQASTLIQQMITVMAFDIDVRDFAQKQYWIHPALPEVTENALLGLDFS encoded by the coding sequence ATGACGCACTATGACTTGATCATCGTCGGAGCCGGTTCGGGCAACTCTATCCCCACCCCAGAGCATGACGATATCTCCATCGCCATTATCGAAAAAGGCAAATTCGGCGGCACGTGCATGAATGTCGGCTGCATCCCTACCAAGATGTATGTTTATGCCGCTGATGTGGCTTATCAAACCACGCATTCGCAAAAATTAGGGCTCACTGGTGAGATAACCAACGTCGACTGGGATTCTATCGTCGATCGAGTCTTTACCAACCGCATCGATAAAATCGCAGAAGGTGGCGAAGCTTATCGCCGCGGTGATGAAACTCCGAATATTACTGTCTACGACCAGCATGCAGAATTCATTGGGCCGAAAACCATCAAAACTGGTGATGATGTTATTACTGGCGATGAAATCATCATTGCGACTGGCTCTCGCCCACACGTTCCTTCTGCGATTACTAATTCCGGCGCCACCTATCACACCAATGAAACCATCATGCGCCTGCCGAAGCAGCCACGCAGCCTGATTATCGTCGGCGGTGGGTTCATCGCGATGGAATTCGCGCATGTTTTTGATGGCCTGGGTACCGAAGTCACCGTGGTCAACCGCTCCGAAACCTTACTGCGCTTCCTCGATACGGATCTGTCTGCACGCTTTAATAAGCAAGCGCGCGAGCGCTTCAACGTTATTACCCACGTCAATGTCCGCGACTTGGAAGATACCGCCACCGGCGTTAAAGCGACGTTGGACAACGGTGTCGAATTAGAAGCAGACGCGATCCTCGTTGCAACCGGTCGCATTCCCAATGGCGACCAGATGAATTTGGATGCCGCAGGAGTTGAAATGCACGAGGATGGCCGTGTCAAGGTCGATGACTATGGCCGCACCACCGCGCAAGGCATTTGGGCGCTTGGCGATGTTTCCTCACCGCACATGCTCAAGCACGTCGCCAATGCAGAGACCAAGGCAGTTCGTCACAACATGCTAAATCCTGATGATATGGTGCCGATGCCGCATGAGAATGTCCCTGCGGCTGTCTTTACGCACCCACAAATTGCGACCGTTGGCCTTACCGAAGAAGAAGCCCGCGAGCAAAATTTCGACATCACCGTCAAGGTTCAAAATTACGGCGATGTTGCTTATGGCTGGGCTATGGAAGATACCGACGGTATTTGCAAACTCATCGCTGATAAAAAGACCGGAAAACTCCTCGGTGCTCACTACTACGGCCCGCAGGCATCCACACTTATCCAGCAGATGATTACTGTCATGGCTTTTGATATTGACGTGCGTGACTTCGCTCAAAAGCAGTACTGGATTCACCCAGCTTTGCCTGAGGTCACCGAAAACGCTCTCTTGGGCCTCGACTTCAGCTAG
- a CDS encoding alpha/beta hydrolase — translation MEQLHNWRPDTLGEDFEALTLPLGKDPDGSGDVQAVLVRYQPEPIAGRPALLWVHGMTDYFFQAHVAQHFHEQGYAFYAVDLRKSGRAHQDGELWHYASNFEYYFEDLDAALGVIEKQHPSVVPLAHSTAGLIVSMWLNQSPSKKIPALVLNSPWLDLMYFNHWQVGILRRVVNVVGKIFPRLAVPGGGLKSYGQSIHADWNYDMTFKPLGGHLKYLGWLRAVLNGQHLVHTDRIDVGVPTLVMTSSRSHLNQPYTAETDTADAVLDVQQIQHWAPHLGKDVDVYTILGARHDVFLSLPHAREEAFDITAKFLQEHI, via the coding sequence ATGGAACAACTACACAATTGGCGGCCCGATACCTTGGGAGAAGACTTTGAAGCTCTTACACTTCCCTTGGGCAAAGATCCAGACGGTTCCGGGGACGTCCAGGCTGTACTGGTTCGCTATCAGCCAGAACCGATAGCCGGCCGTCCGGCGCTATTGTGGGTTCATGGAATGACCGATTATTTCTTCCAGGCGCACGTTGCGCAGCATTTCCACGAGCAAGGTTATGCCTTTTACGCTGTCGATCTGCGTAAAAGCGGCCGCGCTCACCAGGACGGCGAGCTATGGCACTATGCCTCAAACTTCGAGTATTACTTTGAAGACCTTGACGCCGCCTTGGGCGTCATCGAAAAGCAGCACCCAAGCGTGGTACCCCTCGCCCACTCCACTGCTGGGCTCATCGTATCGATGTGGCTTAACCAATCACCCAGTAAGAAAATCCCCGCCCTAGTTCTCAATAGTCCTTGGTTAGATTTGATGTACTTCAACCACTGGCAAGTGGGCATCCTGCGCCGGGTAGTCAATGTTGTCGGCAAAATTTTCCCCCGCCTCGCGGTGCCCGGCGGTGGACTAAAATCCTATGGTCAATCCATCCATGCCGACTGGAACTATGACATGACTTTCAAACCCTTAGGTGGGCACTTGAAATATTTAGGATGGCTGCGCGCTGTACTAAACGGACAACACCTCGTCCACACTGACCGCATCGATGTCGGAGTGCCCACATTGGTGATGACATCATCACGCTCGCATCTGAACCAGCCTTATACCGCGGAAACGGATACGGCCGACGCGGTGCTGGATGTACAGCAGATTCAACACTGGGCACCACACCTCGGCAAAGATGTTGACGTGTACACTATTTTGGGAGCGCGGCACGACGTATTCTTATCCCTTCCTCACGCGCGTGAGGAAGCATTCGACATAACCGCAAAATTTCTACAAGAACACATTTAA
- the mqo gene encoding malate dehydrogenase (quinone), which translates to MSPAKNAGQAVDTVDVALIGAGVMSATLGAMLRELEPSWTQMIFERLDGPALESSSPWNNAGTGHSALCELNYTPEKGGKIDVSKAMAINEQFQVARQFWTHQVNNGILVDPREFINPVPHVSFAQGEIQVDYLKRRYDMLKDNHLFPGMEFSDDREVFNEHLPLMGRGRSADSKVAISWTNIGTDVNFGALTKQFLTAARAAGTEIRYGNEVTTIKRDGAGWKVYTKNVHTGDTQIVNAKFVFVGAGGYALDLLRKAGVREVAGYAGFPVSGLWLRSTNKDLVEEHNAKVYGKAAVGAPPMSVPHLDTRVIDGEKSLLFGPYGGWSPKFLKQGSYIDLFKSIRPSNIPSYLGVAAQEFGLTKYLVQEVLKDFDDRVEALREYVPSADGADWETVIAGQRVQVIKPAAAPRFGSLEFGTTLINNPEGNIAGLLGASPGASIAPAVMLELLERCFGEHMIGWADKLYEMIPSYGEKLGKNPKLFEEIWEITQKTLQLENAPEF; encoded by the coding sequence GTGTCCCCCGCAAAGAATGCAGGCCAAGCAGTTGATACCGTCGACGTCGCACTTATTGGTGCTGGCGTCATGAGCGCGACCCTGGGTGCGATGCTCAGGGAGCTGGAACCAAGTTGGACGCAGATGATTTTTGAGCGTCTGGATGGCCCAGCTCTGGAATCATCTTCCCCGTGGAATAATGCTGGTACCGGCCATTCCGCATTGTGCGAGTTGAACTACACGCCTGAAAAGGGCGGCAAGATTGATGTCTCCAAGGCAATGGCCATCAATGAGCAGTTCCAGGTGGCACGTCAGTTCTGGACCCACCAGGTCAACAACGGCATCCTGGTAGACCCACGCGAATTCATTAACCCAGTCCCACACGTGTCCTTCGCACAGGGCGAAATCCAGGTGGATTACCTGAAGCGTCGCTATGACATGCTCAAAGACAACCACCTTTTCCCAGGCATGGAGTTTTCCGATGACCGGGAGGTCTTCAACGAGCACCTGCCATTGATGGGCCGTGGCCGTTCGGCAGACAGCAAGGTCGCTATCTCCTGGACCAATATCGGTACTGACGTTAACTTCGGTGCTTTGACCAAGCAGTTCTTGACCGCTGCACGCGCTGCAGGCACTGAAATTCGCTATGGCAACGAAGTAACCACCATCAAGCGTGACGGCGCTGGATGGAAGGTCTACACCAAGAACGTTCACACCGGTGACACCCAGATCGTCAACGCGAAGTTCGTCTTCGTTGGCGCTGGTGGCTACGCGCTTGACTTGCTGCGCAAGGCTGGCGTGCGTGAGGTTGCTGGCTACGCTGGCTTCCCAGTCTCTGGTCTGTGGCTGCGCTCTACCAATAAGGACTTGGTAGAAGAGCACAACGCCAAGGTATACGGCAAGGCAGCTGTTGGCGCGCCACCAATGTCTGTTCCACACTTGGATACTCGCGTCATCGACGGTGAGAAGAGCTTGCTCTTTGGCCCCTACGGCGGCTGGAGCCCGAAGTTCTTGAAGCAGGGTTCTTACATCGACCTGTTCAAGTCCATTCGCCCTTCCAATATACCTTCCTACCTGGGCGTTGCCGCGCAGGAGTTCGGTCTGACCAAGTATCTTGTGCAGGAAGTGCTGAAGGACTTCGATGACCGCGTGGAAGCACTGCGCGAATACGTGCCTAGCGCAGATGGCGCGGATTGGGAGACCGTTATTGCGGGTCAGCGCGTACAGGTTATTAAGCCTGCAGCTGCTCCTCGTTTCGGTTCCTTAGAGTTCGGCACCACCTTGATCAACAACCCAGAGGGCAATATCGCTGGTCTGCTCGGTGCATCACCGGGTGCATCGATTGCTCCAGCAGTCATGCTGGAGCTTCTGGAGCGCTGCTTCGGCGAACACATGATCGGCTGGGCCGACAAGCTGTACGAAATGATTCCTTCCTACGGCGAGAAGCTGGGCAAGAACCCGAAGCTCTTCGAAGAAATCTGGGAGATCACCCAGAAGACTCTGCAGCTGGAAAACGCTCCAGAGTTCTAA
- a CDS encoding protein adenylyltransferase SelO family protein, with amino-acid sequence MKLEHSYAEALPDMVRAAHGEEQPDPQLVLLNEPLAESLGLDVDFLKSDKGLKFLLGRSGTAYAQAYSGHQFGQLSPVLGDGRALLLGEIGGQDIHAKGIGRTPFSRPGSDGRGALGPMLREYLVSEAMHALGVPTTRGLAVISTGRKIQRDRVVPGAIVVRTAASHLRVGTMQYAAMTDQIKPVADYAIARHYPGEDYQGLFRKVMHAQANTVAKWQRLGFIHGVMNTDNTTLSGETIDYGPCAFMEQFDINTYFSSIDTQGRYRYGNQPSILGWNLARLAETLLPLFDEDPNHAIDIANSTMAEFTDIMNAALEAEDVQEIEGDITVENHKQNPDSPITIPRNQPLDKALKQATDGDLSYYLELLEAVKKPQEYHPDLSNPGDLEGFLTFCGT; translated from the coding sequence ATGAAATTAGAACACAGCTATGCCGAAGCGTTGCCAGATATGGTCCGCGCGGCCCACGGTGAAGAACAACCGGATCCGCAACTGGTCCTGCTCAATGAACCATTAGCAGAAAGCCTCGGTCTTGACGTCGACTTTCTCAAGTCTGACAAGGGCTTAAAATTCCTGCTTGGCCGCTCCGGCACTGCTTATGCGCAAGCCTATTCTGGGCATCAATTCGGCCAGCTCTCCCCTGTCTTAGGTGATGGCCGAGCGCTTTTACTCGGCGAAATTGGCGGGCAAGATATCCACGCCAAAGGAATTGGACGCACTCCCTTTTCCCGCCCTGGTTCCGATGGCCGCGGTGCACTCGGGCCGATGCTGCGCGAATACCTTGTTTCCGAGGCCATGCACGCGCTAGGGGTTCCAACCACGCGCGGGTTGGCGGTTATCAGCACGGGCCGCAAAATCCAGCGTGACAGGGTTGTTCCCGGTGCGATTGTCGTGCGTACTGCCGCAAGCCACCTGCGTGTGGGCACCATGCAATACGCGGCGATGACGGATCAGATTAAACCAGTGGCTGATTATGCCATCGCCCGACACTATCCGGGTGAAGACTATCAAGGGCTTTTCCGCAAGGTCATGCACGCGCAAGCGAACACAGTCGCAAAATGGCAGCGGTTAGGGTTTATCCACGGCGTCATGAATACCGATAACACCACTTTATCGGGTGAGACCATCGATTATGGCCCGTGTGCTTTTATGGAGCAGTTTGATATCAACACCTATTTTTCTTCCATCGATACGCAAGGACGCTATCGCTACGGCAATCAGCCGAGCATTTTAGGCTGGAACTTGGCTCGGTTAGCGGAAACACTTTTGCCGCTTTTCGATGAAGATCCGAACCACGCCATCGATATCGCCAACTCCACCATGGCCGAATTCACCGACATCATGAACGCTGCTTTAGAAGCAGAAGATGTCCAAGAGATCGAGGGCGATATCACCGTGGAAAACCATAAGCAAAATCCCGACTCCCCCATCACCATCCCACGCAATCAGCCACTGGATAAGGCACTCAAACAGGCAACTGATGGGGATCTCTCCTACTACTTGGAGCTGCTGGAAGCAGTAAAAAAGCCCCAGGAGTATCACCCGGATTTATCCAACCCGGGCGACCTCGAGGGGTTTTTAACCTTCTGCGGGACTTAG
- a CDS encoding PhzF family phenazine biosynthesis protein has translation MEHEYFEVDVFATTPFSGNPLAVVANAGELDTEQMQSIAAWINFSETSFLLPPTESSADYRVRIFTPFEELPFAGHPTLGSARAWRSLGIEPHKHGRIVQECALGLVTIQEEAIRNNEGEKQKIFSFATPELLKSGPLSADELASACDALNISSDEVIDHGWGDNGPGWKILQLRDATAVKQLKPKSQHQQKVGVVGTYDGQGPAYEVRAFMFGLEDPVTGSLNGSVAQFMRERGHVPDTYTASQGSQLGRDGIIHVFDDGKEIWIGGSVHIRVAGKLTS, from the coding sequence ATGGAGCATGAGTATTTTGAAGTTGATGTTTTTGCCACCACGCCCTTTTCCGGCAATCCTTTGGCGGTTGTCGCGAATGCCGGTGAATTAGACACCGAACAAATGCAATCCATCGCCGCGTGGATTAACTTCTCCGAGACTTCCTTCCTGCTTCCGCCTACAGAGTCTTCTGCCGACTATCGCGTCCGCATTTTCACGCCCTTTGAAGAACTCCCCTTTGCCGGCCACCCCACCCTCGGCAGCGCGCGTGCCTGGCGTTCTTTGGGCATTGAACCGCACAAACATGGTCGCATTGTCCAAGAGTGCGCGCTGGGACTGGTTACTATTCAAGAAGAAGCCATCCGCAATAACGAAGGGGAAAAGCAGAAGATCTTCTCTTTCGCGACACCTGAGCTGCTCAAGTCTGGCCCCCTTTCCGCCGACGAGCTCGCCAGCGCCTGCGATGCGCTCAATATTTCTTCAGATGAGGTTATCGACCACGGCTGGGGCGATAACGGCCCCGGCTGGAAAATCCTGCAGCTGCGCGATGCCACAGCCGTGAAGCAGCTAAAGCCAAAAAGCCAGCACCAACAAAAAGTGGGCGTGGTGGGCACCTATGACGGGCAGGGCCCTGCTTATGAAGTCCGCGCCTTCATGTTCGGCCTCGAAGACCCCGTAACCGGTTCTTTGAATGGCTCAGTGGCGCAGTTTATGCGCGAACGCGGACACGTTCCAGACACTTATACGGCCAGCCAAGGTAGCCAACTCGGCCGAGATGGCATCATCCACGTCTTCGATGACGGAAAAGAAATTTGGATCGGCGGCAGCGTACACATCCGCGTCGCCGGGAAGTTAACCTCATGA
- a CDS encoding DUF4921 family protein — MTSKFSPFTQMADGTVKQINPFSGTEVWTVPGRAHRPFDEVTPESKASSCAFCWDRKLETPPEKARMLSDATILRNVPVPQLDATDPDFRRIPNLFDIVSFDYWHANYGLDANYALIDAYLNDDSGYQHVQQVVVAKTKQRLEGKELAFAARGFFSGGHDVIVARSHTKSSGEMSKEEHARFISFTADSMRDLYERHPHANYVVAFQNWLKPAGTSFDHLHKQLVAIDDRGRALRNLEPLVLENPNIFQDKGLDVARRHNLIIEENEHAVLFAGFGHRYPTLEVYSKHPGRPWEHSEEQIRGLSDVLHTAHVAIGSNVACNEEWHHQPADVSCAMPWRINLKLRVSTLAGFEGGTHIYINTISPWDLRDKILAALDNHR; from the coding sequence ATGACCTCAAAATTTTCCCCATTTACGCAAATGGCTGACGGTACTGTGAAACAAATCAACCCCTTTTCAGGCACTGAGGTCTGGACCGTGCCGGGGCGGGCACATCGCCCTTTCGACGAAGTAACACCAGAATCCAAGGCGTCCTCGTGTGCTTTTTGCTGGGATCGGAAACTAGAAACTCCGCCGGAGAAAGCACGCATGCTTTCCGATGCCACCATCTTGCGTAACGTGCCTGTACCCCAGCTGGATGCCACGGACCCGGATTTTCGGCGCATCCCGAATCTATTTGACATAGTCAGCTTTGATTACTGGCACGCCAACTACGGGCTGGACGCAAATTATGCGCTTATCGATGCCTACTTAAACGATGACAGTGGCTATCAGCATGTCCAACAAGTGGTGGTGGCAAAGACTAAACAGCGGCTCGAAGGAAAGGAGCTCGCATTCGCAGCCCGCGGTTTTTTCTCCGGCGGCCATGATGTGATTGTGGCGCGCAGTCACACCAAATCTTCCGGAGAGATGTCCAAAGAAGAGCACGCGCGCTTTATCTCCTTTACCGCTGATTCGATGCGAGACCTGTATGAGCGCCACCCGCATGCGAATTATGTGGTGGCCTTTCAGAATTGGCTCAAACCTGCCGGGACATCTTTTGACCACCTGCACAAGCAACTAGTCGCCATTGATGACCGCGGCCGGGCGCTGCGTAATCTTGAACCCCTGGTGCTAGAAAACCCGAATATCTTCCAGGACAAGGGACTTGATGTCGCGCGGCGCCATAACCTGATTATCGAAGAAAATGAGCATGCGGTGCTTTTTGCAGGCTTCGGACACAGGTATCCGACCCTGGAGGTCTATTCGAAGCATCCAGGGCGCCCGTGGGAGCACAGCGAAGAGCAAATTCGTGGACTCAGTGATGTTTTGCATACCGCGCACGTAGCGATTGGCAGCAATGTTGCCTGCAACGAAGAATGGCACCACCAGCCGGCAGATGTCAGCTGTGCGATGCCATGGCGAATCAACCTGAAATTACGCGTGTCCACGCTCGCGGGGTTTGAAGGTGGCACGCATATCTACATCAACACCATTTCCCCATGGGATCTGCGCGATAAGATCTTGGCAGCGCTAGACAACCATCGTTAG